GTATCAAGTTTAACTCACTTTGTTGCTGTTGAAAAAGGCTACTACAAAGAAGAAGGACTGGAGGTGGAAGCAAACCCAATCAAGACTAGCAACTTGATTGCTCAAGACCTTGTTACGGGTCATATAGATGCGGGTATTGAACTTTCAATTGTTCCGCTTTTAAAGCAACTTGAAAACTCACCTAATGCAGCAAAAATATTTTCAATCAGCAACATTACAAGTGAAAATGGCTTTGATGGAATCGTAGTTAAATCAACTTCATCCATTACAAAGTTGGAAGAACTTTCAGGTAAAAAAGTTGGAGTGTTTCCCGGAACTACTGCCAAAAATTCTCTTGCTGAAATTTTTAAAAGAAACTTTCCAACGCTTGCACTTCCAACATTTATTGAGTTAGACCCACCATTACACATTCAATCTTTAGAAAGCGGAGACATTGATGCACTTTTCACTTATGAGCCAACCTTAACAACAGGCATTGTAAAAAGTAACTTCAAAAAAATCTCAACTTCAATTTATGCAATGCAATACTCCCCTAATCCAATTGGTATTGCTGCAATGAATCAAAAGTGGTTGGAAGAAAATCCTGAAACTGCTAAATCATTTTTCAGAGCAATTGATAAAGCTGTAATATTCATTAAAGAAAATCCAGCGGAAGCACGACAGATTTTAGCAAAGTCAACCAACCTTGATTCAAAAGTTGCTGATGCAATGAACATAATGCCGCTTTCACTTTCAACCCAAATTGACCAAAACAACTTGAAAGGTTACTTAGATGTATTGAAAAATTTGGGAGAAATAAAAACAGTTCCTAACACACAGGACATTTGTATCAAACAGTAAACTAAATGGAGATTGAATTAAAAGACATATCGTTTGAATATGCTTATCCTAAATCTTTAGTTCTCCAAAACATCAATCTGAAAATTGAGAAAAGTGATGTGGTGGCATTGATGGGAGCAAGTGGTTCAGGAAAGTCAACTCTTATCAAAATAATTTCCTCTTTTTTAAAACCAACAACGGGGAGTGCTTTGATAAAAGGTAAAACTATTCTGTTGAATAAACCG
This window of the Saprospiraceae bacterium genome carries:
- a CDS encoding ABC transporter substrate-binding protein; this translates as MKSISKISVLAVMTFAILLSSCNSCNNTTHDQKIKVGYLPMVSSLTHFVAVEKGYYKEEGLEVEANPIKTSNLIAQDLVTGHIDAGIELSIVPLLKQLENSPNAAKIFSISNITSENGFDGIVVKSTSSITKLEELSGKKVGVFPGTTAKNSLAEIFKRNFPTLALPTFIELDPPLHIQSLESGDIDALFTYEPTLTTGIVKSNFKKISTSIYAMQYSPNPIGIAAMNQKWLEENPETAKSFFRAIDKAVIFIKENPAEARQILAKSTNLDSKVADAMNIMPLSLSTQIDQNNLKGYLDVLKNLGEIKTVPNTQDICIKQ